A segment of the Salmo trutta chromosome 3, fSalTru1.1, whole genome shotgun sequence genome:
GAAGTCCTGACCAAGTGGGGTAAGGCTGCAGACAAAAACAGAGGAGGGTAGCCCTATACCCTAAAAAGACCAAAATCAATCACATATCAATACATTTGGCGTACAACAACAACTATATTTAACTAAACTAAATAATTAAGCAACTTTAAAACATGGGTACATGAATGGTGGGGTACAAGCTTATAGCCTCAAGGTAAAATGGCAACAACACTATCAAAACAAACAGACAATACGCATACGGATTTTTACTAACTATTTTGGAGAGTAAAAAcgtcaaatgtatttattgatATTCGAATAGGCATACATTGATTATCCAATGGCTTTCCATAAACCGCTCATTTTCTTCCATTCTTGCCAGTCTACTTCTCAATTTCGCTGACATCTCTGACAAGCCGATTGGATTTTATCTCACGTCATGCTACAGCACCTGATTTAACGAGCATGTTTAGCAAAGTCAACCTTcttcatatctatatacacaaCTAAGTCAAACTGTAACTGTCATAGCAATTCATATAGGCTATCCTAGCGCCTTAAGGGCATGCACTCTGTCATGTCTTATGCATGTAGGCTACCATCATGGGAACAATATGTgatgtacatttattttgtaggAGTTCAAAACAAGTCCAATCTGtcacttgtaaaaaaaaaaaaaaaaagaacagttAAGAATATGACTATTGTGAAAAGTATCTCTCCAAAGGCTGCAGCGATGCAACTCAGGCCATGCAGCGATGCTGCAACAACTCATCTGCCTGGCAAACACATTTCAAACAGTCATTTATCCTGCCAACGGATTAGAGTTGTATTTAGTGGGTTTAAGTTGTAAATTATACAGGCCAATAAACCAATGTTCCCAAATTAATAGTCCATGCGTCTTCGTTTGGTTATAGTAGGCCTCTATTTTCCTTTAAGCCGTTTTGTGATTAGTTTGGATGCAGAGGTGCACATTGAATGTAGATTTAATTAGTCAACTATTATTTCTCAAGACTGTATTGTCCTCTAACTTTCAAAGTCCAGTTTCAACATTGTTGTTCTGACGTCACACTCAAGGGACTAGGCCCAGACAAAAGGAGTGAGAGGCCCACTTGACATAAAGTGCCGTAACATAGACAAACACCATTGGTCAAACTCGGTAATTATTGTAATGCATGCTCATGTTAGTCGGCCTTTAACCTGGCGCATTTCCGAACAAAAATTTGGAAAAACTTCACGCTTTAGTTACTAGCATAGTAATACGTAGCCTATGAAATAGTCTACAACGGAGTTCCGAGGTTTTAGGGTATGTCTTCGTTCCGAAATAAATTGTAAAAACAAAAAGTAGATCAACAAATCTGGTAAAAACGAACTTTTATGATCAATTACGCCCCATTGTCACCTGTCTCTGCATCACTTTTCGTTGAGGCCCACAATCTCTCAGATCCGCTGTCTATTTATTGAATATTGACATTGCATATCGCGTGACTTCCTTATAATAATAGCTACATGCAACATACGCATAAACAACCAGACATCTTTACATTGTGTGCTTGAACATTTCAGGTAAACTTATCAATCAAAATATGTAGCTAGCCTATTTAAAGCCAAAATAACATTGGTGGTGCTTGGTGGTTTATGTCTGGtgttttgtgaagaagaagaagaagaacatttATGCATAAAAATAGAAGCAAAATGGGTATAGacactaaaataaataaataacacattGCAGAGAAGTGATATAGGCTACTGTCAAAATGAAGTGAGTCATTCCAGCTTATGTAGTAGACAATTCTGCAGACTTGCTTAAAGCGGGATATTCATGTTTCCCCTAATACACTATACAAATACACAATCCACATGAATGCCTTTGTCATCAATAAACTGAAACATACTGCACAGTACAATATGTATTAGTGTGATTAAATGTAGTACAGTGGTAGCCTACAGATCATGTGCACTTGTTATGGGGCAGTTGGAATGTTGATCACCGTAGGATGTTAGTCGTTTTTCTTGAAAATGAAGAGCTATATAGTACCCAGAAACGCAAAACTGTACAGTATGCATGTGTAATAGCTTTGACTGCTAACTCAAGACATACAGTTTTTGCAGCTAAGTTGTGACTAATCAACACAAACAAGTAGTGTCAGACTAATAATATTGATTGCATTCATTGTAGAATGATACGTCAGGCTAACAGGCCTACATGAAAGACGATCACAATCAAATGTCACACTTTCACATTCAAAATACACAGCCATAGAATGGCAGAACCTGAGGCCTGAGTTGTAGCCTATAGCCACAGCAGAATCCAAATGCACTCGGCTTCAAAGAACACAAAAATGCTGTAAATGGTTGTTCATCTAGAAGTATATATTATGAGGACAATATTATGACAGTAGTTGAATATCAGTGCAATAACCTAATGGATTTTACCTAGACTTAGCTCTATTTAGCTTTGTCAATGTGTCTGCGATGATCGAATGCAGTTTAAAATGGCACCCATTGCCCATGTTAGAAAGGGCCCTCTGTTCAGCACACAGTAAATTGCACGGCACTGTTCATGACCTGTTATTACCTAGTCCTATACGATAAATTAACAGGAATCATACCCAAATAAGTGACAAACAACTATGCTCAGGCCCTTTGTTACACTGTAATAGAGAGAAAAAATGCACAGGAGTCATCGGGGACTTCATGTATTTGATATGCACCCATTTAAAACCAGCCGAGGTGGAAAAGAAGCACATGAAAAAGAACCTAGCAATATCAGTTCATAGGTCATCCTTTTTTGGTGATTTAGACCATTTTGACTATCTGATAAATGGTAGAGTGTATCCGTGTATCCGCATGTGTGTGTAAccctgtgtttatgtgtgtgtgtgtgtgtgtgtgtgtgtgtgtgtgtgtgtgtgtgtatctgcgtgCGTATCCGTAttcatgtgtctgtgtctgtgtatgtctgtgtgtgtctccatgtgcattcgtgtgtgtgtgtatctgtgtttgtgcctgtgtgagtgtattcatgtgtgtgtctgtgtgttaatctgcctgtgtgtgtgtgtgtctgtgtgttaatctgtctgtgtgtgtgtgtgtgtgtgtgtgtgtgtgtgtgtgtgtgtgtgtgtgtgtgtgtgtgtgtgtgtgtgtgtgtgtgtgtgtgtgtgtgtgtgtgaataatgtGATAATGGATGAGACTATTCACTGGCACCCCACTCTTGTCATGACTTTATGAAATTTAGATGAATTAAGAGGTTTGGGGTGAAGCCATTTGCAGACAGATGTTCCAATACATCGCAGCGAGGAGTCAATTAGTCATATTGATAAACCATATCAAAGACGTAATTAAAAAGCCAACAGAGAGTCAATGGTGCATATCTTAAACTTGTAGTAGACTCACTTGTTCCAACCCATGAACTGACCACGGACACCAAAGAGTGTACTTCTTCAACTATCATGTTTGAAACGTGCCTTTCCCAGTATTAACAGCTGAGTAGAACATGTCATTAGCAGTGGACGGGCTACGAACCCTGAAAGAGGATGACTGATTAATACAAAAAGGGTGTATCTTTGAGTGAAGAGTGCATCTATGTAACTTCAAAACtagtcccccccaaaaattgcAGGAAACAATTGAAGCACTCCATCCCACACAATGGCCAATGCAGGGAGAGATCCGGCAGATTTGTACTGTATTCCTCCTCCGTATCGTACATGACCTTTATGACCTTGGCTGCCTCTGAGTAGCAGAAGGGGTACTTGTGTCTTTAACATGGACAAACAGTGGTCAGGTGATATAATTTGTCCCAGATGGAACAGTAAACAACTTACACAAAGCATACAAAAGCTACAAAGTTTCTCATTTCTTTCTAACCATAAACTACAGACAGAATCCCAAAATGGACCTTAGGTTAAGGTGTTATAAATATGAATGTGAGTGCATGGACGTGTATAGCCATTTCTTAATAGTCCCATGGGATATCGGCATTGTGTATTGTCCAATCTGTTCTTAAGAAAAGATATAGGGATCAGTTCAACTTTGACAAGTGAAATATGACCCTCTCTCTTGGTTTTACGCTCTGCTGATTTTAGAGGTGAAAAGATAAGCCTTTCCCAGAAGCTGAGCAAAAATCTATTCACAAAGAATATTTTCGACAATATTTTCCAATAACACCCTGTGTCAAAACTTGCAACAGCTAATTCATACCCACGTGCATACCTAAAACAAGAGTGGTTGAAACATCAGTGCACCTAAAAATCCTACAAATATTGCAATCcattacaaaaaaaacaatacatcAACCCGACATATCAGTAGCCCATTAGTACTAGTGTATTAAACACCATTTACCCATTTCATTTGAACTTCTTAATGTAGATAATAAAATACTAACTCAATTACTGCTGATCATGCAATAAATCATCTTTATCCTGTGATTCAATTCAGCAAGAGATTCAGTAGTTTTACAaatgtgcacacgcacacacatatatgtatatattcgaTTAGGTTTGAATTTGTTAACATTGATGGTGAatgaaatacaatatttttgtttgGTGACTATTGGGTTAACTGTTGAGCAGGAAAGTTTCCTCAAATAAACTTGTCGTGGGCTACTGCACGCGCGGCTACAGCTCAGGCACCGCTACACCTCTGAGAGAGGCCCAGCCATGCTAATAATGGACAGGCATTGCACACAGACATCTACATTAACCTGGAATTTGAATAGTTTGTCAAATATTTCAAATGTGAGCTATCAAATCATTTGTTTACCATGTCCAGTATAGTTTTCATTAATAATGTTGAAAAGAAAAATGCATTAGGCCTATCTCACAGTTTGTGTCGTAAACATCAATATAAATTGCACATGAGTCCAGGTAAATTTGATAATATAGGTATATTTTCTGCAGGAACTTTGAATCGCAAGACTAATGAATTGTTCATTATCAAGGCAATGGTGTTCATTATCAACTCAGAGAGCGATTTGTATAGCTAAGCAATATTCTTTATAAATATTACACTACCAGAATAGTGTTTCTGATAAGCTCGTGCGCATGCTCAGGAGAAATATGAGCTCGCAACCATCTACCAAAAATTATTTCCTCGCTAAAACTACATGAAATACCTTGGCAAATATAACACTTCAGTAAGGCATAGCAAGCAATAAATAGGCATAAGTTATTTACAATTCAGATTGGGACAATCCACTGTCTGCGGTTGATCGTTGAAAAAGTATCGTGTACAATCATGAAAAGATAGCATATCAGTTTTTACGCAAGCAATCAAACGAAAGCAAAAGAACTCCATGCATGACAGTTTCTCAATGTAAAAAAGGAGTGTTTGGCTGCACCATCAATGCAAACGAGGAGACGAGGATACATttagtcaacaacaacaaaaaacaagacGTTAATACGTTCATCCAAATGAAAATGTTAAGCCTATACTGGCAATACAGACCGACAGTGTTGAGAAACAATATATCTAGGGCAAAATACACAGGCCTAGTTTTCAGTATCAGGACCTACTCCGTTATAATTGCAACAGAAACAACTTTAGGTATTCTTAAAAATGATCCTCCTGATTTCATTTGTAGATAGGCAAAAGTGGTAGGTTACCTTTGCAGTCTTATTCAACAATTCTCGAAATATTTGTGTATACCAAAACAATTCATTATATTGTATAATCTTGGTGACGTCTGAGAGACCAACGCTTTGATCATTCTAAAAGGAGCATCGGAAGTGATTGGAttgttatttatatatttttttaaatatcgtGATAGTAAGTCCAGTATGTGATCTTCAGTTTGTTACATCAACATCGCAAAATTGGATAACTTACTTAGCTTTGTTTTTCTTGTTTATGTTACAACCAGATAGGTCATGAAAGGTGTTGTTGGACACTCAACTAGGCTATAGTATTTTCTAATGAGTAAATGTAATATAAATAAACGAACGTTTGATGTGGTGCTGTGGAAAGTTGTAGATAATGCTCGCATCTGAATCAATGTACTCGTCTGAAATTCAAGAACATTCGAGTGTAGGCGTACCTGTAGGTGTTTTTTTTTGCATCACATTCTGTGTTTGGCTCTCCTCGGCGAGCAACAGTTGCTTTTGATTATTTGGTGAAGACAGTAACCTGTAACAACACACGAGGCCTTAGGAGGGCAAAGGTCGGCGAACCTCTCTTGCCATAGTCTAAACTCCAAGACTCCTAATACTGCAGAAAAGTTGGTTGCTAATAGAATTGAATTGTGTGTTCCGTTGCAGAGACAAGTGTGCACGTGCTTCTCATCGTTAATCATTTTATAGTAACACCCTCACTGTGAACATACCACATATAATAACCTTACAGAGTCCTTTCGTTTCAACAAGTCAATAAAATATCGAAGAGGAAAAGTTAAGAAAACTTAACTGCCTGTCACTTGTGAAAGATCAGAAAGGTCTCCATAAATCTCATGTTCTAAAGCTTCAAGGCTATTCACATTTAACTCATgtgctccctctctcacactgtgtgtgtgtgtgtgtgtgtgtgtgtgtgtgtgtgtgtgtgtgtgtgtgtgtgtgtgtgtgtgtgtgtgtgtgtgtgtgtgtgtgagagagagagagagagagagagagagagagaagagagtgatgagagagtaaaagagggtttgtgtgtgtgtggcgtgtatgtatgtatgtgtgtgtgagagagggagagagagagagagagagagagagagagagtggggagggatggagggagggagggagggagggagggagggagggagggagagagcgcacGATAGAGAGGGAATCATGCCATTTTccgtaaaaaaaaattgttgttgAGTTTAGGAACGCAGCTGAGATCTATCTGCTCTAGAAGAAGCACACACGTTTAACTTTGATGAAACAACATGACTGATAGGAGTAAATGAAGAACATGTAGCTTAAAAAAGTTACCACAAGAAACAACAAAAGTTCTGAATATCATAAACAAGTGTCCCGAGCTGACTTTCAACGAAAGCACAGATTCACACACCCCCACAGCATCCGTACAATTCTCCACGGTTGCTTTCCTTCAAAAGAAAATTAAACTTAACAATTTAAATATTGCATAAATAAGAAAACTCACCTTACAATTTAAAATACTTTTTCTCGAAGAGGAATATGTTGTGGGAATGATTGCGGGGTGGAGGGCGAAAGCAGACTGAAGGACTGATTTGAAgatttttctctttttcttttttcagATGTCTAAAATAAAGAATGTGAGCTCCTTCCTGGGACAGATTGAGGGGTAAGGGATGTGAAAGGATTGGAGTTATAAAGCGCCGCTTGAAGCACTCAACGCGTCTCTGAACTTGATCAGATTTTATGTGTCCTGCAGCGAGTCAGCGGCAACCCTGTGAAACTCGCTCAATGGCACGATTTTTTGGATAAGCAAAAAATCTCGGGATATTACAATTACTGccatctttctttctgtcttttatTCCTGCGTCTTACACCCAATAGAGCTTTGCAAAAAACCGACCCCCTCCTTTCTCAAGCGGCTTCAAGAAAGCCACATTTCGGATCTCTGCCAACTACTTTCATGTTCTCAGTTAATAAGAGACAAAATGCTCAGATaaaaagatagatagatagatggagtaAACATGAATTATTTCGTGTTACAcgtgtatttaaaaaataaactatTCAGACATGCAGGCAGGCTATAACCAAACGTTTACAAAATGATGTTCCCACCAAAATGCACCAAATAAAGTGTTATGTTTTTGCATAGAAGCTGAATTGTGTTTGTTGGTTAAACAGCATGCTTGTGGTATGCCTGAATTCTACGACATTAATAAAAAAGAAAGGCCTTGGTCATTATCTGAAGTTTGGATAAGGGTATACTTTTTCCTAATGTTGCGAGAACCCCATTTTCAGTAACTTTGTTTCATTTCATTGCCTACAGACCTATCTACAACAAACATTTGCAATGACTATTGGCCTCTGGTTTAATATTTACTGCTTATAATGGTGTTTATCCAACTTCTGCAACAGTTTCTGCGTTATAAGACCGAAAATAAATAAGGCTCATGCTATTGAAGCGAGAGTGCTCCGATGCCTTACCTGAAAAATAATGCCTGCACTAACCAATCAAATTAAACCATTGAGACGAACTGCCATTTTCAATAGCAAACCGTGCCAATCAACAGACATCTAGCCAATTAACTCTCTTCTTTGGCGTCACGTGCCAAATGGGTAGCTGGGCTCTCATTGGGCGTCGTAGCACTGCCTCCCGAGTTCATTTATGTGCAGGGAGTGAGTGATTGACTTTATCAGTCCAAGGACATCATTCGTCTGGAAAGGGGGGGAAGTTTGATCCTCTTTCTCACGGATCCCAGTTACGGGAGTTTTTCTCCTCGCTCTGTAAGCGAAGGATTGTTTTTTTCGTTGTTTTGGTGTTTTTACAGTAAAACAAATCTTATTCTACGTTTCAACGCACTGAAATCGGGTTCCCGTTATCCGCGGTTAGAGTGAGCTCCACTAACCTGGGGTTTCAGTTCATTTTTTCTTTTATTTCGTTTTCTAAGTTCATTTGAGCCCAATGACTATGCTCCTTGACAGCGGTCCGCAGTTCCCATCGCTAGGAGTGGGGGGTTTCGGAACACCGCGGCACCATGAGATAGGGAACAGAGACCCCGGTTTGGGACTCAATCCCTTCGCTGATTCATCCCACTCCGCAGCTTTCAAACTCAGCCCAGTGGCTCACGATATAACCTCCAGCCAGACTTCAGCTTTTACCCCGCAAGCCAGTGGATATGCTGCTGCCCTGGGACACCATCACAGCGGACAGGTGGGTTCGTACGGCGGGGGACCTTTCAATTCAACCCGGGACTTTCTATTCAGAAACCGTGGCGTTGGAGAGTCTGCTGCATCGAGTGCCCAGCATGGGATCTTTGCCGCTTCTGCTGGGAGCCTGCATGGACCTCCTGGAATCTCCGATAACCCTGGACATCTGTTGTTTTCAGGGCTCCACGACCAGGGCGTGAGCCACACTTCGCCAAGCGGACATGTAGTCAACAGTCAAATGCATCTTGGTTTACGCGGGGACATTTTTGGAAGACCCGATCCGTACCGTCCGGTCTCCAGCCCTCGGACGGACCCCTACGGCGCTCAGCTCCACAACTACAACCATCCAATGGGGATGAATATGGGGATGAATGTGCCGACACACCACGGTCCTGGGGCCTTCTTTAGATACATGAGGCAACCCATAAAGCAAGAAATGTCCTGTAAATGGATAGATGAGAACCAGATGAACCGACCCAAAAAGACTTGCGAAAGGACTTTCAGCACAATGCACGAGATGGTGACGCATGTCTCCATGGAACACGTTGGCGGCCCCGAGCAAAGTAACCACATTTGCTTCTGGGAGGATTGCCCGAGAGAGGGGAAATCGTTTAAGGCCAAGTACAAACTTGTGAACCACATTCGAgtgcacactggagagaaaccattCCCCTGCCCATTCCCTGGTTGTGGGAAAATTTTCGCCAGGTCGGAAAATTTGAAAATTCACAAACGAACACACACAGGTAATTACTAtcgtcaagtttgctgacaaaCAACAGCCACACGTTTACAGTTGCCTATCCATAGGCCTGTTGTTTTCATTGTGCATGGGGAAAATAATAGACCGAGGCGAATATTGTTGAGAGGTTGTTGCATTTTATAGAGTAATGCAAGAACGAGTGAAGGCCGCAATTTGGTTTGTATTTTAGGCTGGGCTAAGAAATATGTTGGaacgaaaataaaatgtgattttacgCACTGAATATTGCATTTGTTGAACGCTCGGGATAACCTAAttcacatctcaatatcaaacgTGCATATGTTGATGTTGTATTGTGTGGACATATTTCTCGATTGGAGAAGCTATTCTGCACGCTATCGAAGGTGTTGATCAAGTTACATTGTGTGTATTaagggagagacagacacatacttCCCCCAAACTAAAGTGTGAGAGAATTAGCTTAACTAGGCCCACATTTAGACGGACACCCCTCAGTGGGGTTTTGTGAGTCTGGCCCGTTAGTCCTTGTTTACTAGGCTAGGCTATGTGCTACTCCATCCTATTCAAATCAGTGCAGCAGTGGGGTTGTAACATTGTCGCCTATTTAAACACACTACGACAAAGCACACAACAGAAATATCAAAGTCTATATACTACATCAAACATAAGAGCATTCACTGGTCACTATTTGTGCACGTCGATGTGTAGCCTAACAAATCTAGGCCTGTATTGAACATATCATGCATGCTGTTGCTATTCACAGTGCACTATTGTTATTCACAGGGCAGACTTCATCGATGGTGAATCAAGCCAGCATCCCTATTATATCTTGCATAGGCAGGCCTATGTCGGGATGGTAGGCTTATCAATCCACTGTGTATAGGGGTTAATGAATTGTGCTTATTCCATCTTGCAGGTGAGAAGCCGTTCAAGTGTGAATTCGACGGCTGCGACAGACGCTTCGCCAACAGCAGTGACAGGAAAAAGCACATGCACGTGCACACTTCGGATAAGCCTTACATCTGCAAAGTGTGCGACAAGTCCTACACGCACCCCAGCTCTCTCAGGAAACACATGAAGGTAATTAACGTGTTCATTTCAccttaaacacacaaacacaatactCTCCCTTGACCAAGGGCTAATCAAAGGATCAGCGCCCAAACAGCATCACGTTTTCTCTGCTGTCTCACTGGTTTGGAATGTAATAGAATAGCATATTTATTTCCCAAACATTAGGCTACTACTTGTAGGATAAGTTAGAGAAGGAAATAGCGCAGCAATGCATTAGCAATTTGATAGATCAAAGGGTAAGGTGTATTTACTTAAGCTGAGTTGACTCGTATTGAGTGTGTGCAACATATTCAACGTTATTCTTCATGCTATAGGGCCTATAGACATACGCATATATCATAGCAACTCCTCTtgttttattgtattattattacagGTACACGAGTCTCAAGGTTCTGAGTCATCTCCAGCAGCAAGTTCTGGATATGAGTCGTCCACACCACCAGTTCTGGTATCAGCGAACACTGAAGACCCAACAAAAACACCACCGTCAGCCGTGCAAAACACGTCGGGGCACAGCGATGCAGGACTGCCACCCAACTTTAATGAATGGTATGTTTGAAGTCATAACCATGCTCTCAATGTGGATCAAGATTAAGGAAACCTTAAAAACCTTAAAAACTTAAACACACAAAATTGGATTGGAACAACACGAGGAGATGAGAGCAAGCCAGCAGTAGCAGGCCTCATCCTTTCTCAGGATTGGGGTTTGACTTTTATTCCGAGTTCGAAGAAAACAAATAAATCATAAATAATGAAATAATACTTTCTAAGAATAAATAAaagttttttttctcccttttttaGTTTACAGATTTCAAATGAttcttttatttttcattttatgTATTTTCTCAAAATTgtatttaaaaataaagaaaaaggaaTAATATTTCACGGTGTTTTATATAATGGTGACACACTACAGTCGCCTTTCAATTGATTGTTAAAACTTCAGACAGTCTTAAGAAACGTGCCAAAGTCTTTGTCTTGAACTTgaacaaaaaataaatcataaataaatatatactcgTGAATGTATTTCCTTGTTTGATGGGGTCGAATCTGTTGTCAATGTCTGTTTTCAGGTGGAGAAATGTGGTATTAGGTTACGATTGTTACCGTTGAATATAACGTTGCCTTTTGTTAATAACGTTGTAAATACATATCCATGCTGCCATATTTATCAATTTGTAATTTAATTATGGGTATAAGTTCTGAAACTTAAAGATATTTATGGAAATGTTTTCTAACAAGACTGTACAGATTTGGGTCATAACCAACTTAACATTCAACAAAGTGATCAACTCTAAAGCGCCAATATTGCGATTGTATCTTTTTTTAAGCAATAAATGTGTCTTATTTGGATCCAAGATATCATCTATATAAATATGATGAATTTGTCTATATGATGCCCATTTTTCCATCACTTATTGTTTAGCTTGTGAGGCCATTGACATGTGAATAATCAATTCTGTAAATCTGAATTGTTATCAAGTGAGTTGGCAAACTATATAAAACGGTTCTGTCCATATCCCTATGGTCAAATTCActtttttttgtgtattttactTCGATAGAATCAGAGAATAGAGCTCAATTGTAGCATAATGTCAGTACACATTCGAACGATCCATCAGCTATTGCACCCGTCGCATTTACAGACGTTATAGCTAGTTCATTCATGAATTCCAAACCAAGGTGACAGTATTTAGAGTATTTCAAATTCGGGTCAAATACCCAAACATATGAGCCAGTATGGCAGTCCTTCATAGTTCCAAAAAGGTCTTTGTGCAAGTAGGCCTATGTTAAAATGTGTGCATCGGCAACAATGGAACTGTCACAACACAGTatcttcaaaataaaagtgtttTTGTCTGTCAGCTTGCATTGTTTTAAATGTAATTCTTCTGTGAAACTAAGCGTGTTATTTGTTATAAGTACTGTGGTGTTGCATATAGAGAAGTTTGATTACACATTTGCTTGTTTTGTGTGAATAAGCTGTCGAGAAAACATTTTTGTGTGAACAAAATTTAGTCTGGGAACACTAATAGATATATGTGGGTTGGGGAAAATATGTTCAGTGGCACAAAGAGTTACAGCATTGCATTGTAACCTATTTTCAAGAATTGAATCTTATGCATACCACAAAATATATTGTGCTTATGAGAACGATTTCAGACCACCAGCACTACAAAATGTAAAAACAGTACCTCGTAAGTGACAGTGATAAATAAAATACGTTTATTTAAATAATTTAAGGAATATATGTTTTATATACTATTTTCTATACATCAATTTAAAAGAAAAACTTTTTTTCTTATTCCCACAACCCGTATGCCCCATGTCCTGTCAAAGCAAATTTTTTGATGTATAAACGCAGCTAGAATGTGATGTTGTAACACTTTCTGGGAGAAATGGGTCACGCTCCAAGTTATTCCTGAAAAGCAAAATGTTTTACTGATGAACTGTGTCACTGTGCCACAATCGAGGCAAACGATGATACAACAGCGAGCCTATTTGTTATTTAGCGGAAAGAGGCAAAGGTTCCTTATACTTTTTAAAGTAGgctattgtttgttggtttgtttgttttaccaACTATTTATGAAGAAATGTGAACATACATTttgactgaaataaaataaatgaaaaagtaACAGACTGCGACGTTTAACATTCTTTGTCATTGTTGTATTACTCTCTGCTAAGAtcatatatacattttatttgtctTCGAGTCTGTGAGACTCGGCACTTTACTTGAACTTGACACTGAGGAAGGCGCCATCTTAGCATCTTGTTTCTGGGGCGAGAGAAGGACAGGAAAAGTTATCGACTGTAGCCTTCTTGGTGCTTTTTAAAAAGGAGGTGCGATTGGGGGAAACATTCGCCTGTGGGAATGAAAGTGCCACTTAAATGGGATCACAACGTGAGAACTATCAAACTAACAACTACTAAAAAGTAAACCAAGAGAGTGAGTCAAATGAGGACATAAGCTGGCGCGAAAGTATCGTCATACAGCATGCTAGTCAGGC
Coding sequences within it:
- the LOC115172896 gene encoding zinc finger protein ZIC 3 gives rise to the protein MTMLLDSGPQFPSLGVGGFGTPRHHEIGNRDPGLGLNPFADSSHSAAFKLSPVAHDITSSQTSAFTPQASGYAAALGHHHSGQVGSYGGGPFNSTRDFLFRNRGVGESAASSAQHGIFAASAGSLHGPPGISDNPGHLLFSGLHDQGVSHTSPSGHVVNSQMHLGLRGDIFGRPDPYRPVSSPRTDPYGAQLHNYNHPMGMNMGMNVPTHHGPGAFFRYMRQPIKQEMSCKWIDENQMNRPKKTCERTFSTMHEMVTHVSMEHVGGPEQSNHICFWEDCPREGKSFKAKYKLVNHIRVHTGEKPFPCPFPGCGKIFARSENLKIHKRTHTGEKPFKCEFDGCDRRFANSSDRKKHMHVHTSDKPYICKVCDKSYTHPSSLRKHMKVHESQGSESSPAASSGYESSTPPVLVSANTEDPTKTPPSAVQNTSGHSDAGLPPNFNEWYV